The following coding sequences lie in one Kribbella sp. NBC_00709 genomic window:
- the rny gene encoding ribonuclease Y translates to MTAMSVGLTLIGLLIAGLLAWIGLTLSRRKAADNSTAHQAAQLEAAQLAASAKSAAELVRRQAEEEAAVLRTRAEAAEQRSEEIRRGAEDRASEVRRDAEQRASDVRREAEAEAQSIRDDLREQRLEMERRDHRLTEREERADEQHRAMEQRQLELTAQLAELDQRKQEIKDLEDERRRILEGVANLTTDQARAELVASIEDEAKRHAHTIVRDIERQAQDEGEIKARKIITGAVQRLASEQTSESVVSVVHLPSDDMKGRIIGREGRNIRSFEQTTGVNLIIDDTPEAVLLSCFDPVRRETARLTLDSLVLDGRIHPSRIEEIYERSKGEVAELCERAAEDAMADVGITDLHPELIRTMGLLRYRTSYGQNVLKHLIESAHIAGMMAAELGLDPKLCKRGAFLHDIGKALTHESEGSHAIVGAELARKYGENDDVVHCIEAHHNEVEVRTVEAVLTQAADAVSGGRPGARRESLEAYVQRLERLEEIAMHHEGVEKVFAMQAGREIRVMVLPDAVDDIAAQVMARDIAKQVEEELTYPGQIRVTVVRESRATEVAK, encoded by the coding sequence ATGACAGCGATGTCCGTTGGCCTGACCCTGATCGGATTGCTGATCGCCGGACTGCTGGCCTGGATCGGCCTGACCCTCTCCCGCCGGAAAGCCGCCGACAACTCGACCGCCCACCAGGCCGCCCAGCTCGAGGCGGCGCAGCTGGCGGCGAGCGCGAAGTCCGCGGCGGAGCTGGTACGACGGCAGGCCGAGGAGGAGGCCGCCGTACTGCGGACCCGCGCCGAGGCGGCCGAGCAACGCAGCGAGGAGATCCGCCGCGGCGCCGAGGACCGTGCGTCCGAGGTACGACGTGACGCCGAGCAGCGCGCCTCCGACGTACGCCGGGAAGCCGAAGCGGAAGCGCAGTCGATCCGGGACGACCTGCGTGAGCAGCGTCTGGAGATGGAGCGCCGCGACCACCGGCTGACCGAACGCGAGGAGCGGGCCGACGAGCAGCACCGCGCGATGGAGCAACGTCAGCTCGAGCTGACCGCTCAGCTGGCCGAGCTCGACCAGCGCAAGCAGGAGATCAAGGACCTCGAGGACGAGCGTCGCCGGATCCTCGAAGGGGTCGCGAACCTGACCACCGACCAGGCCAGGGCGGAGCTGGTCGCGTCGATCGAGGACGAGGCCAAGCGGCACGCGCACACGATCGTCCGTGACATCGAGCGGCAGGCCCAGGACGAGGGCGAGATCAAGGCCCGCAAGATCATCACCGGCGCGGTGCAACGGCTGGCGTCCGAGCAGACCAGCGAGTCCGTGGTGTCCGTCGTGCACCTGCCCAGTGACGATATGAAGGGCCGGATCATCGGGCGCGAGGGCCGCAACATCCGGTCGTTCGAGCAGACCACCGGCGTGAACCTGATCATCGACGACACCCCGGAAGCGGTCCTGCTGTCCTGCTTCGACCCGGTCCGGCGGGAGACCGCGCGGCTGACCCTGGACTCGCTGGTGCTCGACGGCCGGATCCACCCGAGCCGGATCGAGGAGATCTACGAGCGCAGCAAGGGTGAGGTCGCCGAGCTGTGCGAGCGGGCCGCCGAGGACGCGATGGCGGACGTCGGCATCACCGATCTGCACCCGGAGCTCATCCGCACGATGGGTCTGCTCCGCTACCGGACGTCGTACGGGCAGAACGTGCTCAAGCACCTGATCGAGTCGGCGCACATCGCCGGGATGATGGCGGCCGAGCTCGGGCTGGATCCGAAGCTGTGCAAGCGCGGCGCGTTCCTGCACGACATCGGGAAGGCGCTCACGCACGAGTCCGAGGGCAGTCACGCGATCGTCGGCGCCGAGCTGGCCCGCAAGTACGGCGAGAACGACGACGTCGTGCACTGCATCGAGGCGCATCACAACGAGGTCGAGGTGCGGACCGTCGAGGCGGTGCTGACCCAGGCCGCGGACGCGGTGAGCGGCGGTCGCCCGGGGGCGCGGCGGGAATCGCTGGAGGCGTACGTCCAGCGGCTCGAACGGCTCGAGGAGATCGCGATGCACCACGAGGGCGTCGAGAAAGTGTTCGCGATGCAGGCCGGCCGGGAGATCCGGGTGATGGTGCTGCCGGACGCGGTCGACGACATCGCGGCGCAGGTGATGGCGCGCGACATCGCGAAGCAGGTCGAGGAGGAGCTCACCTACCCGGGGCAGATCAGGGTGACCGTGGTCCGCGAGTCCCGCGCGACCGAGGTCGCCAAGTAG
- a CDS encoding nuclear transport factor 2 family protein yields the protein MDGQLALSAEAEHELRTDDYVLEMPQSGERIAGRDRMRAMQQEYPNPPSIQVLRITGAGNYFVVLGRSDYGGDIYYVANVVEFRDGRIARETRVYGSPFDPPEWRAKYASPAD from the coding sequence ATGGACGGCCAACTGGCGTTGTCGGCCGAGGCCGAACACGAGTTGCGCACGGACGACTACGTACTGGAGATGCCGCAGTCGGGTGAGCGCATCGCCGGCCGGGACCGGATGCGCGCGATGCAACAGGAGTACCCGAACCCGCCGTCGATCCAGGTTCTCCGGATCACCGGTGCCGGCAACTACTTTGTCGTACTCGGACGCTCGGACTACGGAGGCGACATCTACTACGTCGCGAACGTCGTCGAATTCCGCGACGGCCGGATCGCCCGCGAGACGCGCGTGTACGGCTCGCCGTTCGATCCCCCGGAATGGCGGGCGAAATACGCATCCCCTGCCGACTGA
- a CDS encoding GNAT family N-acetyltransferase — MEIRPATRSDVDELIESFAEAPAAQYHVRGRWDVQQRDDGLFLLARRDGDIVGQTMILRASKYDEVQAAADPAEINGLHAFVRGEGVGTALIRAAEAVAGDWGRPAIGLGVSPDNPAARRLYERLGYELWSGPRVIDRWTEQAADGTVVRTYADECDYLLKRF; from the coding sequence ATGGAGATCAGGCCGGCCACCCGTTCCGACGTCGATGAGCTGATCGAATCCTTCGCGGAGGCGCCGGCCGCGCAGTACCACGTCCGGGGCCGTTGGGACGTCCAGCAACGTGACGACGGGCTGTTCCTGCTCGCCCGCCGCGACGGCGACATCGTCGGCCAGACAATGATCCTGCGCGCGTCGAAGTACGACGAGGTTCAGGCGGCCGCCGACCCGGCCGAGATCAACGGACTGCACGCCTTCGTCCGGGGCGAAGGTGTCGGTACGGCGCTCATCCGCGCGGCCGAGGCGGTCGCCGGGGACTGGGGCCGGCCGGCGATCGGGCTGGGCGTGAGCCCGGACAATCCGGCCGCGCGCCGCCTGTACGAGCGGCTCGGGTACGAACTCTGGTCCGGGCCGCGCGTCATCGACCGCTGGACCGAACAGGCGGCCGACGGCACGGTGGTCCGCACTTACGCGGACGAGTGCGACTACTTACTGAAGCGGTTCTGA